GGATTTttcttggcagtgaccttcataTATGGGGAACactgttcaccttagtcaacatcgcaaACATATATCTCCatgtccatcttcttaatctattcatgtgattgtggttagttaggTTCCAAGTATTGTGGTTTTTTTcgactttctgagtagagctttgtcacttatatatgaatttggattcgcatcagggtacttcctcatgtagtcattGAGAGTATTCCAATTAAGGAGAATGTTTAGTGTTCCTAGATTCTTCACACTTTGACAAGGTTTGTAgataagattttgtgggtatacctcttgtaaactcCCATGAgagtataactcgtccactagggacacctagggtttAAATGCTTGTTATACATGATAAGTGCAACATTTTCCTCAAAGAAAGTGAGTTATATGTTTTAGAAttagtttagtttgatttgctcgaggactagcaaagtctaagtgtgaggAATTTGATAGGTTttttaaacaccttgatatttatctactgTTTATgccttctttgctatttttcttgtaaatgatgtaccctatgtgtgcttttgagttttataggtgttttggagtcatattggcgaaaaaaagagaaatagaaGCTGAAGGCTTTACTTGGAGGCATTGGGCATTGATGAAAGTGAAGAATCAATTGTCAGGTTGACAGTACAAGAATTATGCAGGAAACTACATTGTCAGTCTTCCAAAACTGACAGTTGAATGGAGTGGCCCTTATTAAAAGTCACGGGGTGCCTACATCAACACTTCACAAGTTAACTTAGAATCTAGGTCGAGGGTTTTACAAGTTAACATCACAAACATTATCCATATCCATCTTAAACTATTCATTtgattgtggttagttagattctgagtattgtggttttgttcgactttctgagtaaagctatgtcacttatatatgaatttggattcgcatcagggtacttcctcctgtagtcattgAGAGTATGCCAATTAAGGAGAATGTTCAGTGTTCCTAGATTCTTCACAGCTTTACAAGGTTTGGagataaggttttgtgggtaaaccctcacgagactataactcatccactagggacacctaggggtttaaaggcttgttatataTGCTAAGTGTAACTGTTTCCTCAACGAAAAGGagttgtatgttttagaattagtttagtttgatttgctcgaggactagcaaagtctaagtgtggggttatttgataggtgtcttaaacaccttgatatttatctattgtttatgctttctttgctacttttcttgtaaattatgtaacttatgtgtgcttttgagttttataggtgttttggattCATATTGGCGAAAAGAGGGGAAATATAGCTGAAGGCTTTACGAGGCACTGGGCATTGATGGAAGTGAAGAATCAATGGTCAGGTTCCCAGAACTTACAGTACAAGAGACTAACAGTTGAAcgtaggtggcccttatcgaaagtCATGGGTGCCTACATCAACACTTTACAAGTTAATCTAGAAGCTAGGTCGAGGGTTTTATTtcacaagttcttcttcccctcttcatGCGGCAACCAAGACTATTTTTGTTGCCGGCTAGTCAGACACCGGCCATCGACACTTTCTAACAGTTTCTTTGTTTAAGCTCACATAAATCTTTTTCAGGAATATCAGTATTCTGAAAGAAAGAATGTTTAACGttctttgtttcatcttctttcttttttttctttctcttcttcccatGCAGGCATGTCTTTATCTTCCATACCGCCAAGATGAGCATGAAATCTTCATGTGTTCCAAGCTTCTTTTCGAAATCCCTGTAAGAGATTTAATgcttcttcaaaaaaaatttgtGAGGCTAGTTCCAAGTTTTGTTGTGAGGGTAGTTTCAGGTTCAATAAGATCAGCTTTTGTAAGTGGTTTATCTGCCATTGAactttctggaaaaaaaaaagaaactaaaaattgttggaattttttaaattttagggttttgaatttgcGAAAACGAAATAAAGATCAATATTTTAGATTAGAACCTAAAATTGCTGGTTGTGGTACCAGCTAATGTAGAATGATAGGGTTAAAAGCAAATAAGTTGCCGGAGATACCAAGAGAGTTGTTCCATAAGAAACTTATTAAAAATCATGACTGAATAATCAAGATAATAAGTGTTTAATTGATAATAATAAGATGTTCTTTAAACAATAAACTTAGCCTCTATATATAGGTTTACAATACCCGACTAGGTAAGAAAGGAAATCTACCTAAATTAGGAAAGCAAAGTCTTGTAAAACAAGAAATAAGAGAAACTAAAGAAACATAGAATTAGGAAAGATGTACTCTATCAGATAGTAAGCTAGTATCTGTAGTGGCATAATACACTTTGGTGCTCAAAGCTAGacgaggtcccgtggtttttctgcaggtgcagtttttctcattaacaaaacttcaggtgtcttgtgttttcctttttcgcattatattgcattatctttataataggaatattatcacaagtagtacgtcATCAATGTAgttagtttaagtccttattaattgtgatcaataACGAGACTTGCTCTTGTTGAATTCGTATATTGAAAAATAGATTACAAGTTTCATACTAGTCAGAATTCGGATGCTCTTAATTtggtacgactagattgatcttggatattgatctgtGAGATCGTCTAAGAACTCTTCTACATAATCAGATTTATGAACTTCTTAGTctagacatattgattgtggaagagaaataGAAAGACTCTATATCCATATTATTCAAGAATCTTTAACTTGAATCTATTTACAATTGTATAAgattttgtccatataggttgcgGAACTGAAAAAAAATGGTGATATGTTTGATACCTTTTTTTTTTGCGTATTATTATTAAGAATTTGTAATACAGGTTTCATTTCagattttggaagaaaaaaagaatagAAAACTGATGCTTGCCGGAGAGGAAGGCCTCCCGCCACCCAAGGGAAGGAAGGGGCTGGTTTTGGGGCACACTTTCTCTCTCGGTCGATTTCCAAAGTGCTTTTTTTTTGGTGTCTCTCCATCATttttgaaagaaggtaaagatatcttcttcttctgttggtTCCCATTTATTTTCTAGATCCAATAAGTGGAATTCAGTCAAAGAAAAGCAATAAGTGGTGGAAGGCTTACTTTAGAAAGGGTAATCGAGTAAGGATTTGGGACTGCTGCCTAGATGAATAAATGAGAGTTGATAATCCATCAACAGACAACGACCAAACTAATCTATTCCGGAAAAAGTAATAAGGTCTCGTGGAATCATTTCCATCAATGAGAGCGACCAAACTAGTACCCCTCTGATGCGTCATTGATGAAGACGAATCAATATCTTTTATGGGGTCAAGCTGATTCTCAACTCAAACTTGACCAATCACTTGTATATATTACTCTTGAGTAGTGACTTCACAAGCAATCCAAAGATTACAGAATCCTACATTGGCCTAAAAGCACCATAATTCGATATCAACTTAACAaactatgtatatattgtgcatGATTTGTACTCCGTTTCTGTAAAAGAGATActattatttttttagtttagCCTATTTTGTAGAAACAGAGGTAATATTAGCTAGCTAATGTGATCAAACGGAGTAAGCCATATTCACTTTGGACCCGAATGTATGAAACCAAGATACAATCACACTATGCGGCAGAACCAAGATTTACACCAACCGAGAGAAATTCAAGAATGTTATGGATTACTAGGCCTTTTAGATTTTCAAACCAATGTTGAAATGGCACAAGAATTCTCTTGAATGATTAAGATTCATTGAAAGGAAGAGAGTTTGCCACCGTTAGTAGATAATTAGAAGCAAAACGTATGGTTCCTTTCATCCAGTATAAGGTGACCCATTTCATTTAGAGTAGGCCAAACAGAATCAGTCAAAGCAAAACAATCTCATAATAGATGCGTCCACTCCAAAAATTATTACCCACCATTATCAATCAATCAATCTAATAATAGTACAACAATGTTTCTTGATAACCacatacacaaatcaaactaaGCTTGAACTAAAGGGAATCAAACCCTCACAAAACAAAGGGGGTTTGTTTCCTTcaatgaaaaaaaagaagaagaagaaggtggtgggtTTATATAATAATGTAACCACACAaaagttagaagaaaaaaaagaagaagaaaagattagaGCCAAACCCTTTACATATGCTGCTATACCTAAtactatttttctttctttggtaGATCTCAAACTTTGGTGGTCGTAGTAGTAGTAATGATGAAGGAACACAATAACTACTAACTTTTACTTAGTTTTTATGAGGTGGGCACTGATAGCATTTGGTGAAGAGACCAAAAGTGTTAATTTGGTTTATGAAGTTGAGCATACTTGCCCATCCTCCAAATCCAAACCCAACCACCAGAACCCAGCACACCACAAATACATTCAGAGAGAAAATTCCTGTCCATCCTCCTAGATATTTTGGTGGTCTCTCCACGGCATTCTGTtgcacaaaggaaaaaaaaatgaagtcaGATATAAGTGCACGTATGTATAATATACTTCATGTATTATTGGTCGAAGGATTTTATAATTTTGTACCTCTCTTGCTGCTGGAGAAACAAAGGTCAGCATATGAGCTAAGGCCGGAATTATGTAGACTGTGAAGCTAACAAGTAGAGCTCCGACAGCCGAATTGATAGGTCCGAAAAATGGAAATATTATAGCCAAGAACCATATGGGTATCACTACCGGAAGTCTTGCCAGAGCTCTTTTAAATATGCTCTTGACCTCGTGTATCCCGATGAATTTCTCCCACACAAAGTATAATGGAGTACAGGCGAATCCGAACGTAATAAACTGCATCAAGCAAGAACATAAAATTTCTCACTTTGATTCAGTAGCTTAGATACGATAATATAGAAAACAAGTTGAAGTTGAAACATCTGATTTAGTTACCTGATGAATGAGCATGAGAACAACAGCAACATCCCTAAACCCCGACTTTGGGAGCAAAGCGAATGCATTAGAATGAGTTAATAGCGCATCTCCAAATGCCCAGTACACCGAAATTGCCGACGGCAGAGTGAGTGTTAGTACGTATAGTGTTGCAATTAGGTATATCATCTTGAACTTTTGTGGCTTCCACATCGCATGCATtatttccctataataatgatCAATAAAGGGAAATTAAGTCACAAAATTTAAACAATGAAAAAGGTTTTCAATGGTATATATAAAGAAATCTAAAGCAATTCAAAAAGTCCATAACTGTACTCAAACTAATTTCAACTTGATTCATATAAAAATCTAAAGGGAgatttattaatttttcttcCACTTTTTCCCTTTATAGTAGAATAAAACTTGCTTCATTTTCTCCAAACACTTTCAAGTGGTGGTAAGTTCTTACACTGTAACAGCATGTCCACCAAAGGTGTATAAAATATTGGTGGCTCCAGTAAAATATAGAACCATTTTTGCCGGGCCAGAATGCACCACTCCTTCATtcttcataaaaataaaaaaaataaaaatcaaagaagaaattaaCATATATACACCATGCTATACAGTAACAAAAGAATTACCGGACATCGTATGAGCAGACAAACAGATAACAACATGTGTTGTCATGTCTCTTCtgaaaatatatatgtatataattaTATATACCTGTCCATGGAGTAGGGATGCAATGGTGAGATACCATGCAGTGTAAGTTGTCATCACAAGGCCCAGAAAAGACCAAACTCTGTAATTATGgaaggaaggaacaaaaacaGTTGTAGCACAACAAGCTCCAAATATGTATGTCCAAGTTCTTTTGTCGAGATTGTCATTGATGTAGTAAATATTACTGCATAATAATATAAAGAATATGAATGAAAGAATGAACAAGCCGACACATCTTATCACGAATCAGACTCTTTTAATATATAATAAAACAGAAATATCAAAGCAAATAATGAAGTGATGTGCATATTCTCTGAAGAACAGCGAACTGTACCTTGCACAAGCAATGAGCTGAATCACTGATCCAAAGAGCAGGAAAGTGCAGTTGAAAAACAATCCTGCATTTCTCCAGTTTTTCCCCAGCAACCCATCAAGTACTTCAAACCACTGTCATAATCAAGTGATACTATCAAATTTAAGAAAAACACTAGAACAACTGAATCTAGCTAATAAGGAGAGTTTTAAGAATGTTTGTGTACCTGAATGACATGGTTTCTGAAATCCACCTTCTCTCTTTCTTTCCTGGTACGGTATTCAACGTACAGTATGCTTATAAGGTAAGCAGTCCAACTTCCCATTAACCCATAAAACAGTTGAAACACAATCCCTGATGCCATCCCTAGTTGTGAAAATGAATATGGCAACGTCAACAGCACTTGAGCAACCTACACAACACAAGATCAGAGTAATTTAAGTATATATTTCAACAGCTATAAATTAGAGACAGTAGATTATTAAAGAGACAACTGATGTCTGTCTAAACCTGGTTAGAAGCACAGCTAAACCAGGCATCATAAACTGAACCACCATTCCATAAGAAGTTGGAGAATTTGCTTCTACTAGCACGGCCACTTGCGTAGGCATCATCTTCTTCGCGTTCCATCTCGACATAGTTACCTGCAATGACTGTCTCAACTTTCTCGGATGTCATTTCTATAAATTATTTGGTTTTAATCAGACAACTTGTATACGTCTGAGAGAAAGAATGAGTCCTGGATAATAAGATTGAACTAGATCTAGAGAAAGAGAGGGAAGGATAAAGTACTGGTGATGCAGGTAATGGAATGAGAATCTGAATGAATGTGGCTATCTATCTTCTGCAAATATCACTACTACTACTAGCTCCAACTATAAGAAGCAGTACTGGTGATGATCTGCTTTCTCTGTGATATATATCAGTTTTCTTATGGTTTCTGGACCCTCACTCTCATGCAATGCACGAGCGGGCTGACCCACCACACAACATGCTTTTTTGTGTTATCACAATTCAACAACTCAATGTAATAATGCAAGTTGTTCGTAAAGAGATATACCCAATCCATTAAGGAGACAAGCAAGGCTAACAGTTAAAAGTATAGAATGGGATTGATTGGCATGTATACTATACACTGCAGTGTATAGTTACCGAAGGTTTATTTACAAGGCCGCTTTATCACGACGCTCCAGCTGCTGAGCCAGAACTATCAGCGACAACTTATTCGGCCAAAGAGAAAGCTGCTGGTCGGTTATGCGGGCCTTTGTCAGACTCGCGGTACCATGCATGTAGCCAATCAGAGGGAACATAGGTGCAACGTACGTTTATTAATTAATTGAGTGTGTATTCTTCTATACGTCCGATCTCTTTCAGATTCCAATTAAGAAGTAGAAGATATTATACATATGGTCGTATTTTGTCCTGTCAATTCTCTGAGATCTATTTGTTTGGTCATTTTAATTTTTCCCAATCAGTAACtcgatgacaaaaggaaaaatacaaatCTACTATTCAAATTATCCCACTTGTTGAGTCATCAAATTTATGAACCGTAATAAAGAGTCCATGCATTTTATGCTACATTTCACGAAACGAGCAAGtagcatgtattttattattttttatgcaaATTTGTCACCGTTCCTGCATAGTTAACTTGGCTATTTATAACTCTACCATTGTCGCCGTATAATACTCATCTCACAACTACTGTCCTCACATAAAAGTGAAATAGAAAATTAGTTTATATACGCAGGGTTTTCATTACAGAAAGGGCTATTGAGTGTATTGAGTTGGAGCGAATGATTGCACGGAGTTGCGTTTGTTGCTTAACATAATTAGAACACAGGTGTGCCAACTGCTTTTACAAGAAGAAAGACTCTCCCACACACATACTACTCTCACTGAGGTATAAAATTGGTCCCCGGTTCCTTTTTCAAAATCAAAGAACAAAGACCATTTTTCAAAAGTTTGTGTTCTTTATCTTAGCTTTTTTGCTTTTCAAAAAGACAAAGTACTCATTTGAATATGAAATCGCACTTGTGGTCACCTATAGGCCATGGGTATAGGCAGTGGTTGCAAAGCTCCTTTCTTGGGTTTTAGGCTTAGGGGTGCTATCCTGTAGTTAAGGAGCTTTGCAAGTCACACTTTTTGCTTAGAGGTGCTAACCTGTAGGTCTAGTAAATATCATCCAAAGAGAAAATAAGAGATGCAACTCCTCCTGGCCAGTACTTTGGATATCCCATGTATTACATGATTGTAGAACTAGAAGCCTGGATAGTTTTACAAATGCCAAATAAGATAAGGATCATTTTGTAAGCTTGATTCGTCATTCTCTATAGGCAGCAGTTGTACGATAACGAATTCAATGATCTTTTCTAGATATATTCTTTCACTGAGGTTAGATGACTTTTACCTGATGCGAAAACCAGAACTTCCATTTCTAACAAATCCATAAGCACTGACAGACTGGAACTTTACAAAACTTGTATGTATACCTGGACAGCTGGACTCTTTGTCTATACAATACCCCAAGGGCACAATCACCTCTGCAGGGTCTTCCTAAGTGAcataaaatataagaaaaaatGATAAATGGGACAATAAAGTAAAGAAATAACTTGAGGCAAGGCGAGTTGTAGGCCACACACACTAGGACTTCGCCCTAATACAGCATGACTCTTGACACTCTGCAAGTTAACGTATTCTTAGAACATATGGAGCCCTATGTTGCAGTACCCATGTCAGAGAGTAGCATGCAACTTCTGATGGCTGATGAATGCACAAAATACGGAAACTGCGAAGGTGATATGTCTCTTACATGGCAGATAACACTTATCCAGTTCCTTGACATCATGAAATTACCCGGGAGTTGAATATGAAGATCCCTCCACGCACATGCACTCTTCAGATGGGTACGCGTAGACTGAAGTTCTTCTGCTGCCCATTCTGGTTTTCAAAAGCATCTTTCCCTCGCGATTGCTTTTTGCAAGCATAGCTTCCATCTGCCCTTTAAATGTGTTCCAACTGTGAAATCGAATACAATAAATACAAATATAAGTACTTCCGAAAGGTAGAATATTCATCTATACAGTTAAGGGAATGACCTTCCCAATAATCAAGAAACTGGAAAGTTTGCTTTTCTCATACCCTTGATTTCAATGCCTACAAAAGACGTAATTCAAGCATTTCTTAAGCTTCTGAAAATTTTAATTCAATTTGGAACTACCTCAGGAGTTTTATTAGTTCCAAGTGTTAAAGATTTATATACCGTCAAGAAGAGAACGGATACGTAACAGTCACAAACACTGATAGCAGTGTTTCACTTTTTAATACATGTGATATGTTATCTCACATGCAAAACACTTGTACTTCCTAATTGCTTGGGTAGATCCCTGATGAGGAGGAAAAAATGACCTGATACTCGTGTTCTGTAGCAGTAGAACTAGCTTGCTTTTGTCAGGTTTGATGGTCTTGGCATGTCCATAAAGAAAGCGTCGATGGCCCATTAGAAAATGTGGGAAATTTCCACCTTGACTTGTCACAAAGACTTCACTGTACAAGCACACAGTGTAATCCAAAGCAGCCAACCTTGAAGCATAACCCTGTGAAAGAAGGCACTTTAATTAATCTGTTTATGGTTGAACTGTTAGAAAATATGGAGAATGAGAAACTAGATCCCCACAGACTAAAGAGTAGCAAGAAGAATCACCTCAAATGGTGCAAGTTCATC
This genomic stretch from Papaver somniferum cultivar HN1 chromosome 5, ASM357369v1, whole genome shotgun sequence harbors:
- the LOC113283273 gene encoding auxin transporter-like protein 3, encoding MTSEKVETVIAGNYVEMEREEDDAYASGRASRSKFSNFLWNGGSVYDAWFSCASNQVAQVLLTLPYSFSQLGMASGIVFQLFYGLMGSWTAYLISILYVEYRTRKEREKVDFRNHVIQWFEVLDGLLGKNWRNAGLFFNCTFLLFGSVIQLIACASNIYYINDNLDKRTWTYIFGACCATTVFVPSFHNYRVWSFLGLVMTTYTAWYLTIASLLHGQNEGVVHSGPAKMVLYFTGATNILYTFGGHAVTVEIMHAMWKPQKFKMIYLIATLYVLTLTLPSAISVYWAFGDALLTHSNAFALLPKSGFRDVAVVLMLIHQFITFGFACTPLYFVWEKFIGIHEVKSIFKRALARLPVVIPIWFLAIIFPFFGPINSAVGALLVSFTVYIIPALAHMLTFVSPAARENAVERPPKYLGGWTGIFSLNVFVVCWVLVVGFGFGGWASMLNFINQINTFGLFTKCYQCPPHKN